One Synergistaceae bacterium DNA window includes the following coding sequences:
- the leuD gene encoding 3-isopropylmalate dehydratase small subunit has translation MSTAHKYGDHVDTDVIIPARYLNSQNEKELASHCMEDIDKDFTKKAKAGDIIVAGLNFGCGSSREHAPVAIKASGISCVIAKSFARIFYRNAINIGLAILECPEAAEDIADGDSVSVNFDTGIITNETKHKTYKAEPFPEFIKQMIEDGGLMASLKKAKN, from the coding sequence ATGTCAACTGCACACAAATACGGCGACCACGTAGATACTGACGTAATTATCCCTGCGCGCTACCTCAACAGCCAGAACGAGAAAGAGTTAGCCTCGCACTGCATGGAGGACATCGACAAGGATTTCACGAAGAAGGCGAAGGCTGGAGATATTATCGTCGCGGGCTTGAACTTCGGGTGCGGGTCATCGAGGGAACATGCTCCTGTGGCCATCAAGGCATCGGGGATTTCCTGCGTAATCGCGAAGAGTTTTGCGCGAATCTTCTACCGCAACGCAATCAACATAGGGCTTGCGATTCTGGAGTGCCCTGAAGCGGCGGAGGACATTGCGGACGGCGACAGTGTGAGCGTGAATTTCGACACAGGAATAATCACGAACGAGACGAAGCACAAGACCTACAAGGCTGAGCCGTTCCCGGAGTTCATCAAGCAGATGATAGAGGACGGCGGACTGATGGCATCCCTCAAGAAGGCCAAGAAC